ATGCATTATGGTCAATAGTATTTTAGGGTATAAATGTTAAGAAGAATTTTCGATTTAATTTTCTCATTGGTATTCTTAATACTTTCAATTCCTTTTCTAATAATTTCATCAATCATAATATTATTCGAATTAAAAAGTTTTCCATTTTTTATTCAAGAAAGAGGACTTACTTTAACAAAGAATCGATTTAAAATTTATAAAATTAGAACACTTCGAAAATCCATAAAACCAATTACTCACAATTCTGAAAATGATATTTTTTTCAAATCAGTATTACGTACAAATATTACACCATATGCTAAATGGCTTCGTAAAACCGGACTAGATGAACTTCCTCAATTATTGAATGTTTTAAAAGGTGAAATGAGTTTAATAGGTCCAAGACCATTAATGTTAGATGATCTAATTACAATTCAGAAAACATCTCCAGAGCTTTATTTGAAAAGAGGGAATTTAAAGTATAAATCTGGAATTTCGGGACTTTGGCAATTATTCGGAAATAGAAATGACGGACTAATGGGAATGTTAGCATTAGAATCACTTTACGAAAAAGTTGCTGCACCAATTTTAGATATAAAATTAATTTTATATACTACATCTGTGGTACTTCAGGCAAAAAACTCAGATTCAATATTTTTTACACCAAGTTCAAATGGGATGAGAGTTGATACATTTATCGATAATTCTTCAAATTTAAAGGTATCATTAAATATGCCGGATGGTATTGCAAAATTTATTTTGGAAAAAGTTAAAAAAACAGAAGGAAAGTACACAATAGAAATTCCATCAGATTGGTGGTATGTTAGTGATAGTTACAAAAATGCGAAAAAGGAAAAATCCGAATTTGTACTTTACAAAAATCCTCAAAACCAGCCAGATAAAAAAGACATCAAAAACTCATAACTTAAATTTAATGATTAGTAATTTATCTAATTATTCAAATTGCAATTAATCTATTTAAAAACATTCAATTATTAATTTGATTGAATGGAAAAGAATTGCTATTATTAATAGTAAAGATTCAAATATTTTAAAAATAGTATTTCTAAATTTCTATTGTATATTTAAAAAAGGAGTAATTTTAAAATAAATGGAGGTATAATGAAGAGGACAATTACATTTTTGTTGTTATTAAGTAGTTTGGTTTTTGGACAAACTTTTCAAAATGGAACATTTGAGTTTTGGACGGGAAATAATCCTGATGGCTGGTTTCTATTTGATGAGAGTGGCGATGTTGTTTTTAAACGTGGGGAAAACTTAGGAAAAACCGGAGATGCATTAATAGTGGAAGCAGTAAATAATAACTCTGGTTTGGACGGATACATTCAAGCTTTTATAACAGAAATTTCCGGAAACACTGATTATAATTTCTCTATTAATTTGAAATCAAATGATGACCAAATAAATGCAAGATTTTATAATTGTGAATGGATTGATAATAATGAAGAAGTAATTTCATCTTTTAATATTTCTGGCTATAGCCAGCCAACAGGAAATAATTGGATTGAATTATCAACAAATAATATTACTTCACCATCAAATGCTGTTAAAATCAAAATTGATATTAAATTTTATATTCAAACTGATTTCATTCAAAATAATTCTCAAATTCTTGTTGACGATTTATCAAATAACAATTCACCTCTCCCCGTAGAACTCACAACTTTTTCAGCTTCAGTTATTGATAAAAATGTAAAACTCAATTGGGAAACCGCAACTGAAGTAAATAATTATGGATTTGATATCGAAAGAAAATCTGAATTTGGAAATTGGAACAAACTTGCATTTGTTCAAGGTAACGGAAATAGTAATTCACCAAAATTTTATTCATTTAAAGACAACTCAATTAAAGAATCTGGTAAGTATTTTTACCGTTTAAAGCAAATTGATATTGATGGAAAATTTGATTATTCTGATGAAGTTGAAATCTGTTTTGCCTCACCACAAAAATATGAATTATTGCAAAATTACCCCAATCCGTTTAATCCGGTAACAAAAATTACATACTCAATTCCGGATAATATTCTATTTCAAAACCAAAAAGTCACACTAAAAATTTACAATGTTTTAGGTCAATTGGTAAAAGTACTTGTTGATGAAATTAAGCAACCTGGTATTTACGAAATTGAATTTGACGGAAGTAAATTCATTAGTGGCGTATATTTTTACAAACTTG
The nucleotide sequence above comes from Ignavibacteriota bacterium. Encoded proteins:
- a CDS encoding sugar transferase; the encoded protein is MLRRIFDLIFSLVFLILSIPFLIISSIIILFELKSFPFFIQERGLTLTKNRFKIYKIRTLRKSIKPITHNSENDIFFKSVLRTNITPYAKWLRKTGLDELPQLLNVLKGEMSLIGPRPLMLDDLITIQKTSPELYLKRGNLKYKSGISGLWQLFGNRNDGLMGMLALESLYEKVAAPILDIKLILYTTSVVLQAKNSDSIFFTPSSNGMRVDTFIDNSSNLKVSLNMPDGIAKFILEKVKKTEGKYTIEIPSDWWYVSDSYKNAKKEKSEFVLYKNPQNQPDKKDIKNS
- a CDS encoding T9SS type A sorting domain-containing protein, which translates into the protein MKRTITFLLLLSSLVFGQTFQNGTFEFWTGNNPDGWFLFDESGDVVFKRGENLGKTGDALIVEAVNNNSGLDGYIQAFITEISGNTDYNFSINLKSNDDQINARFYNCEWIDNNEEVISSFNISGYSQPTGNNWIELSTNNITSPSNAVKIKIDIKFYIQTDFIQNNSQILVDDLSNNNSPLPVELTTFSASVIDKNVKLNWETATEVNNYGFDIERKSEFGNWNKLAFVQGNGNSNSPKFYSFKDNSIKESGKYFYRLKQIDIDGKFDYSDEVEICFASPQKYELLQNYPNPFNPVTKITYSIPDNILFQNQKVTLKIYNVLGQLVKVLVDEIKQPGIYEIEFDGSKFISGVYFYKLETGDFTQMKKMILTK